DNA from Desulfotomaculum sp.:
GCAAGTAATTAGCCCTTATAGGGCTCGTGCAAGCCTCCCCATTTTGGGGTTGTCTTGACTCTTTTGGTTTGACATTCTATATTGGAATTGCTAGAATATGCATAGATTTTAATCAATTTCTCCCCACTATTTAAAAACGACAGGGAATTTTTTTTTAAGGAGGTAATTTGTTTGGGAAAACACTTGTTTACATCAGAATCAGTAACCGAGGGACACCCGGATAAAATAGCCGACCAAATAGCTGACTCAATACTGGATGAAATACTTTCCCATGATCCCTTGGCCCGGGTTGCCTGTGAAGCGCTGGTTACAACCGGAATGGTCCTTGTGGCGGGTGAAATTACCACTAAATGCTACTGTGATATACCGGGAGTGGTCAGGGAAACACTGCGTGAGATAGGGTATACAAGGGCAAAATTTGGCTTTGATTGCGATACATGTTCTGTTCTTACCTGCATTGACGAACAATCACCGGATATTGCGCAAGGAGTGGACAAGCCGCTTGAGGTTCGCAGCGGTGAAATGAGCGATGAAGCGATCGAGGCTATTGGAGCGGGAGATCAGGGGATGATGTTCGGGTACGCTACAAATGAAACGCAGGAATTAATGCCCTTGACGATTTCCCTGGCTCATAAGCTGGCCAGAAAGCTTGCCGCAGTTCGCAAAACAAGAGAGATACCTTACCTTCGACCGGATGGAAAGGTACAGGTTACAATAGAATACGAAAACAGTAAACCTGTCCGGGTAGATACCATTATTGTATCAAGCCAGCATCATCCGCTGATAGAACTGGATTTGATGAGGGAGGATTTAATCGAGAAAGTTATCAAAACTATTGTTCCTCCCGAGTTAATAGATTCCGCAACCCGCTACCTGATTAATCCTACCGGCCGTTTTGTTATTGGTGGTCCTCAGGGAGACACCGGCTTAACCGGGAGAAAGATTATCGTAGATACATACGGTGGTGTAGCCAGGCATGGCGGCGGAAGTTTTTCAGGCAAAGATCCTACGAAAGTAGACCGTTCAGCGTGCTATATGGCGCGCTATGTAGCTAAGAACATTGTAGCCGCCGGGCTGGCGGACAGGTGCGAACTGCAGGTTGCCTATGCAATTGGTGTGGCCAGACCTGTATCGGTGATGGTAGAAACGTTTGGGACAGGAAAAATAAGCGACGAAAAGATATTGGAGCTTGTTAGCACAAACTTTGATTTGCGTCCTGCAGCAATTATTAAGAACTTCGATCTGCGCCGTCCCATCTATCGCCGTGTGTCCGTTTACGGGCATTTTGGAAGAACTGATCTGGACCTGCCCTGGGAACGCACCGATAAGGCTGAAATTATACGGTCCCAGGCCGGATTATAAATCGGCAATCTTTCACCCTTTTTTTGCTGTAACATATGCTGTTTGCAGGTATGTTAAAAAAGAGGGCGGAAGAATGTTGCCGGTTGTTTTTTTGTTAATTGGTCTATGGTTTATCTGGGTATTGTGGATTTTAAGAAGCCTGTATATTTTGCAAACCGGCAATCAGGAACGGGGACGTCTGATTGTAATAATAGGCGAGCAGGAACGTTCTATGGAAGGTTTCTTGCGCAAATTGATAGTTTTACGGAATAAATATTGGCCTCTTTTTGAAATAATGATTCTGGACAGCTGTCAAAACAGCCGGACTACTAGGATCATATCTCTTTTGGCCGCCCAAAATAATTTTCAAGTAATAACCGCCGGCGAAAGGGAAATAATCGAATTCTGCGAAGTCCAACGAAAATCTTTCTGTTACGACGCCAGACCGTTTAAAGACGGCGAACTGCTTAAAGCGCCGCTGTTTTCTCTAATCTCAACCAATCAGTCAGTTATTGAGGTGAAGGAGGATGGCCAATAAATCAAGGCACATCCTATATACCTGGTTGATTATTCTCTTAGGCTGGGTGGTTTTATTCTTTGCTTTCAGGGTATTAAACCTTGATTTAGGCAAAGAATACCTAATCATGGTCGCCCTGGGAATGCTCGCTGAATGGTTTGCCGTTTACCTGCCCCAGGGTCAGTTGTCGGGAGGTTTTTCTGTTGTTTTTGCTTCGTATCTGATCTTTGGGCCGGCTTCTACCATCTGGATCAGCGCCCTTGCTGTTTTATTAAG
Protein-coding regions in this window:
- a CDS encoding methionine adenosyltransferase, which translates into the protein MGKHLFTSESVTEGHPDKIADQIADSILDEILSHDPLARVACEALVTTGMVLVAGEITTKCYCDIPGVVRETLREIGYTRAKFGFDCDTCSVLTCIDEQSPDIAQGVDKPLEVRSGEMSDEAIEAIGAGDQGMMFGYATNETQELMPLTISLAHKLARKLAAVRKTREIPYLRPDGKVQVTIEYENSKPVRVDTIIVSSQHHPLIELDLMREDLIEKVIKTIVPPELIDSATRYLINPTGRFVIGGPQGDTGLTGRKIIVDTYGGVARHGGGSFSGKDPTKVDRSACYMARYVAKNIVAAGLADRCELQVAYAIGVARPVSVMVETFGTGKISDEKILELVSTNFDLRPAAIIKNFDLRRPIYRRVSVYGHFGRTDLDLPWERTDKAEIIRSQAGL